In one Gopherus evgoodei ecotype Sinaloan lineage chromosome 1, rGopEvg1_v1.p, whole genome shotgun sequence genomic region, the following are encoded:
- the SLC5A3 gene encoding sodium/myo-inositol cotransporter, producing the protein MRASLETADIAIVTLYFVLVLCIGFFAMWKYNRSTVSGYFLAGRSMTWVAIGASLFVSNIGSEHFIGLAGSGAASGFAVGAWEFNALMLLQLLGWVFIPVYIRSAVYTMPEYLSKRFGGHRIQIYFAALSLILYIFTKLSVDLYSGALFIQESLGWNLYLSVILLIGMTALLTVTGGLVAVIYTDTLQALLMIIGALTLMIISMMEVGGFEEVKRRYMLATPNITSILLTYNLSNTNSCHVHPKPDALKMLREPTDEDVPWPGFLFGQTPASVWYWCADQVIVQRVLAAKNIAHAKGSTLMAGFLKLLPMFIIVIPGMISRILFADDIACINPEHCMQVCGSRAGCSNIAYPRLVMKLVPVGLRGLMMAVMIAALMSDLDSIFNSASTIFTLDVYKLIRKSAPSRELMIVGRVFVAFMVIISIAWVPIIVEMQGGQMYLYIQEVADYLTPPVAAVFLLGIFWKRCNEQGAFYGGMVGFVLGSTRLILAFIYRAPECNQPDTRPDFIKNIHYMYIATALFWITGIVTITVSLFTPPPTKEQIRTTTFWSLKIRSVKENASKGDPYKVQEKNILKCNENANHILPNGKSEENIKNIKPEDINLLVTCREDSNPVISVSHSEVETPVDCYSNGQVSLMGEKKREEETDNREKHWKFIDWFCGFRGRNMNERAIQDTEEETLCLQMLEETPKVKLLLNIGLFCVCSLGIFMFVYFSL; encoded by the coding sequence atgaGGGCTTCTTTGGAAACAGCAGACATTGCCATTGTGACACTGTACTTTGTACTTGTACTGTGCATAGGCTTTTTTGCCATGTGGAAATACAATCGAAGCACCGTAAGTGGCTACTTCTTGGCAGGCCGTTCTATGACATGGGTAGCTATTGGTGCATCCTTATTTGTGAGCAATATTGGGAGCGAACATTTCATTGGGCTCGCAGGATCTGGAGCAGCAAGTGGATTTGCAGTAGGTGCATGGGAGTTCAACGCCTTAATGCTTTTACAGCTTTTAGGATGGGTCTTCATCCCAGTCTACATACGGTCAGCAGTATATACCATGCCTGAATACTTGTCCAAACGTTTTGGAGGACATAGaattcaaatatattttgcagCATTGTCTTTGATTCTTTATATCTTCACCAAACTTTCTGTTGACTTGTATTCAGGTGCACTCTTTATTCAAGAATCTCTAGGTTGGAACCTTTATTTGTCAGTTATCTTGCTTATTGGAATGACTGCTTTGTTGACTGTGACTGGAGGTCTTGTGGCTGTCATCTACACGGACACTCTTCAAGCTCTGCTTATGATTATTGGTGCCCTCACACTCATGATCATAAGTATGATGGAGGTTGGTGGGTTTGAAGAAGTTAAAAGAAGGTATATGTTGGCAACACCAAATATTACGTCAATCTTGTTGACCTACAATCTTTCCAATACCAACTCTTGTCATGTCCACCCAAAGCCTGATGCTCTTAAAATGTTGCGTGAGCCAACTGATGAAGATGTTCCCTGGCCTGGATTTCTGTTTGGGCAGACCCCAGCTTCTGTATGGTATTGGTGTGCAGACCAAGTCATAGTTCAGAGAGTTTTAGCTGCAAAAAATATTGCTCATGCCAAAGGATCCACGCTAATGGCAGGTTTTTTAAAGCTGTTGCCTATGTTTATTATAGTTATCCCAGGGATGATTTCACGTATactgtttgcagatgacattgcCTGTATCAATCCCGAACACTGCATGCAAGTCTGTGGAAGCAGAGCTGGATGCTCTAACATTGCCTATCCACGTTTGGTGATGAAACTTGTACCAGTTGGTCTGCGGGGACTCATGATGGCTGTAATGATTGCTGCACTAATGAGTGACTTGGACTCTATATTTAACAGTGCCAGCACTATATTTACACTTGATGTCTACAAACTCATACGTAAGAGTGCCCCATCTAGAGAACTAATGATTGTAGGAAGAGTGTTCGTTGCTTTCATGGTAATTATAAGCATTGCTTGGGTTCCAATAATTGTGGAAATGCAAGGAGGCCAGATGTATCTCTATATACAAGAGGTAGCAGATTATTTGACTCCACCAGTGGCTGCTGTGTTTCTGTTGGGTATATTCTGGAAGCGTTGCAATGAACAAGGGGCATTCTATGGTGGAATGGTTGGGTTTGTTCTTGGATCTACAAGGCTGATATTGGCATTTATTTATCGTGCCCCCGAGTGTAACCAGCCTGATACTAGGCCAGACTTCATCAAAAATATCCACTATATGTATATTGCTACTGCTCTGTTTTGGATCACTGGAATTGTGACTATTACAGTAAGCCTCTTTACACCACCACCAACAAAGGAACAGATTCGAACAACCACTTTCTGGTCTCTAAAAATCAGGTCTGTAAAAGAGAATGCTTCAAAAGGGGATCCATATAAGGTACAAGAAAAAAACATCTTGAAATGTAATGAAAATGCCAATCATATCCTGCCAAATGGCAAAtctgaagaaaatattaaaaatattaagccTGAGGATATAAATCTTCTAGTTACTTGCAGAGAAGACAGCAACCCAGTGATTTCTGTAAGTCACTCTGAAGTTGAGACACCAGTTGATTGTTATTCCAATGGACAGGTCTCTCTCATGGGTGAGAAAAAGCGTGAGGAAGAGACTGATAATAGAGAGAAACACTGGAAATTCATAGATTGGTTCTGTGGCTTTAGAGGTAGAAACATGAATGAAAGAGCCATCCAAGATACAGAAGAAGAGACTCTCTGTTTACAAATGTTGGAAGAGACTCCAAAAGTTAAACTATTACTAAATATTGGACTGTTCTGTGTCTGTTCACTTGGAATATTCATGTTTGTCTATTTCTCTTTGTGA